One Rubrivirga sp. SAORIC476 genomic window carries:
- the rplQ gene encoding 50S ribosomal protein L17 translates to MNHGNKILKIGRTASHRKATLQQMSSALLMHKRIKTTFGKAKALRRYVEPIITHGKDDSTHSRRLAFKKLGDKEAVKTLYDEVMEKVGDRPGGYTRIVKLGQRAGDAAEVVIVELVDFNDVKPDGSKSSSKKTRRSRRKSGSKPASTTPTPAASTPASDVTETPEADVPESQPAEAVASDAPNPDATGSVQVPPSADEHPDAEQGATTGTGEPGPGADAENLGRSHDNR, encoded by the coding sequence ATGAACCACGGAAACAAGATCCTGAAGATCGGCCGGACCGCCTCCCACCGGAAGGCGACGCTCCAGCAGATGTCCTCCGCGCTGCTGATGCACAAGCGGATCAAGACGACCTTCGGCAAGGCCAAGGCGCTCCGCCGTTACGTCGAGCCCATCATCACCCACGGCAAGGACGACTCGACGCACTCGCGCCGTCTCGCTTTCAAGAAGCTGGGTGACAAGGAGGCCGTCAAGACGCTCTATGACGAGGTCATGGAGAAGGTCGGCGACCGTCCCGGTGGCTACACCCGCATCGTGAAGCTCGGCCAGCGTGCCGGCGACGCAGCCGAGGTGGTCATCGTCGAGCTCGTCGACTTCAACGACGTCAAGCCCGACGGCTCGAAGAGCTCGTCCAAGAAGACGCGTCGTTCGCGTCGCAAGAGTGGCTCCAAGCCCGCCTCGACCACGCCGACCCCGGCCGCCTCGACGCCTGCATCGGACGTGACGGAGACGCCCGAGGCCGATGTGCCCGAGAGCCAGCCGGCCGAGGCCGTCGCCAGCGACGCGCCCAACCCGGATGCGACCGGCAGCGTGCAGGTGCCGCCGTCGGCCGACGAGCACCCGGACGCCGAGCAGGGGGCGACGACCGGCACCGGCGAGCCCGGTCCGGGCGCCGACGCCGAGAACCTCGGTCGGAGCCACGACAACCGGTAA